GTTAATTTCCTACACCATCTGAATCACTCTAGCTAGATTCATTTCTGCTAGATTTTCGTTGCAAGAACTTTTTGTTTTATTCATTCATTAATTATATTGTGACTGAAACTTGACTTGATATCTGTTGGTGATGTTTCAATTAATGTCCGAATTCCGATCTTCATTATTACTTGCATGACATATGGGCTCAATATTTACCAACCCGATCCATTGGCCACCTTTGTGGCGGGGTTCAAGGAAATTGCAAGGAAAAAATAAACCATTTTTTTCTCGACGAGTCCAAGATTACAAGTCCATTTATGTGGTcatgaaattaaaattaatatcctCGTAGGACATGTGAACACGTTATTTTCTCCGCACATAATGGCCGCGGTATCTCGAAAACTTCCAGTTACATGAACCGAGTAaataaaacaaacaaataatCTTACCAGTGCGACATTAGTAGAAGGAGCTGAGAATTTAACAAATTAATCAGTACTTCACTTGCTGCTTGATCCACTTTGATTCGCTATTTTAGTTATAATTGAAATTAATTCATTCATAACGACGTGGAAGTCgagatttaatataatattcatAATTAATTTTGAGCTGAAAAGTGGCGGAAAATTTTATATAGAATGCCCGTCCAAGCGTTCAAAGTCAACTCCCGTTTTTCGAtacaattaattattattttgtcaGATAATTAAATTCTCATTAAAGGCATTGGAATCTAATTACTGAAATCGATAAGTAAAATACTCTCTGCAAACTTCAAAAAGCGTAGCAAACCGTGCAAACGATTTCTTAGCATTTTCCACATATGCATGCAAATTCTCATGAAATCTCTCTCCTCTCATGCATGACTATGGTTGAATATATGGAAAGcctaaaacaaaaataaaaagagaTGTTAATTACAAATTTATGTATAACATTTCATGGAGATTATAATAGTGAAATCTTGATATTTACTCAGTCAATCAAGAGATAATTAACATAATTCTTATTCGTGGGACTTGTATCATATAGTTATATATTATAGATATATAGTCTTTTTTCCCTCGAGATGCTCGTATTATAGTTATTTAACAGCGTTGTAATTGTATCTggcattttaaatttttggcaCAATTAAAAAAACCAAATATGCGCTTCCAAAGCCCTATAAATCCACTCCAAGTGCAACAGCGAAACCCCACACCGAGCAACACACAACCCGAAAACAATAATGGCTTCTCCTCATTTCTTATATGCTCTACTTCTTCTACAGTTTTCTGTAGTATTAGctaatgatattcatatttcgcCGGCTACGGCCCCCGTGCCATCTCACGACAATCTCGCCCCTTCGCCTCCACCATCACCACCTCCTAAGGTTGCTGTTCAGGGTGTTGTGTACTGCAAGTCCTGCAAATACGTTGGAGAGGACACACTCCAGGATGCTGCACCTCTTGTTGGTAATAAATTCAACTTCATTTCTTCATCAATATTTACACACTTGTTGACTTGCACTTATATATCGAAGATCTAGATGCATGGTGTATAAAGCGTGCTATTATAGACAGAAATATTTCGCAATATCTTCATACTTTATTCACCCATCCTTTTAATCCTACACTTTCTTTGTTGATCTTTGTACAGGAGCGAAGGTAAAGCTACGATGTGGCTACATAAAGGAGACAGCCAAGACGGACGAGAACGGGTATTTCTTCTTCATGCCGCCGAATCTGACGCTTTTCAAAACCCATAAATGCAAGGTGTTCTTACTCTCCTCCCCCATCCGGGGATGCAACGCCGCCACCAATCTCCATGATGGAGCCAGGGGCGCAACCCCTGTGCTATCCTCTGAGACGCCGTCTTTGGTGCTCTTCAATGTCGGACCCTTCGCCTTTGAACCCCGCAGGAAATGTCACTAATTGATTCGCGTTTCTTTCTCGAGATTTTATTTAGCTGGTATCTGTCTGAATTAGTATCTGGTTTATTATTGCTTTGTTTCGCAGGTTAGttgttttttaataaaattatacgtCAACGTGCGCCATacaaataacaataataaaatgatgaaatatcaGTTTTTTCATTCTGATCGCGAGATTCTTGGAATATAAATTTATAGACATAAAATTTGAGGAGAGTCAACGCCAAATATTGAATGTTATATTTGGCAATTCCCGAAATTCCAATCACAAGCAATTCTCCGGTTCCAGTTGGACTTTGCCCATAAAGAAATCATGTTATGACACAACTTCAAAATGATGTGACCAGATTATAATCTATGGGTAGGTTTGTTTGAAATGATACGATCGACCATGTAAATAATCACATAGATCATATTAATTGGGACGTTGACACTTGTTTTCATAACAATTTGGACAACAAAGATGCCCACACAACCGACATATTTGAGAAAATGGATCAAacatgttttttaaaaataacctcGCAATGTATTTGAAATACACCACAGAAgatcatatttaaaaataatatttttccggCATGTCAGAAAACAAAAtacaacccccccccccccccccccccctcccacacacacacacacacaattccaTCTAAACTTATTGATCTTCTGCAATTAGTTCAGCAGCTAGGGTATGCTGTATATGAATTTCAATTTCTTTTAATGAACAACATACATAGTTTGCATGCATGGATTAAGCCATCCCTCCACAATTACAAAATTTTGTTCAtgaaaatacaaattttaatcAGTACCATACAAGATCAGTATAAATTGGTCACATGCATGGGGAACTTTTaactgaaaaaataaataattccaATTTTTAAATGTggttttatcaaataaaaaagtATATAAACAATTTTCACGTTTCGAtaaatgttaaaaaaattattttaaattttggatAGAAGTAATTGTAGAAGACCAAAAGCTAGCAATTATGGCATCAAAAAAGCACTATTTAGCTGTTGTTTTAAAAAACTTGTGTAagcaaataatataatttttttagttcCAACGTAACCAACAGACTCATTgaattttgttaaattgagAAGTTTATTTCGAGCTTGGACACATCACACATACGTAAttgattatttttgttttaagCATAAATCCCGATTCAattcaagtttttttttaattttttttttttaacaaatgtCTATTCCTATACCTTCTTCCAAATTTTTGTCCGAAAATAATATATACTCaactaaatataaataaatataaattttattattttaatttcttatgttaacaataattaatataatctataatataGATAATATATAAATTGACATATTATTTTCTGATggattttcaattatttatataaaaaatgttCATACTCGGTCACTAATATAATTTTAACTTCGTATACgtaattgtatttttttttttaaagaaatataaaaTTGGGGAATCGGACTTGACTTGTTGAAAATTCTTTTGTatgacaataaaatcacatCACGTTGCCATTAAAAATATGACTCAAAATGCCGTTCGTGGACAAAAGCCATCGAATgtaaaataaagaaataaataaataatatatatatatatatatatatatatatatatatatatatatatatatatatatatatatatatatatgttaaggCATCAAAATACAAGAGTCAAACAAGAAAGTAGTAGAAAGAAAAAGTTTTGGCTTCTAG
This region of Primulina eburnea isolate SZY01 chromosome 14, ASM2296580v1, whole genome shotgun sequence genomic DNA includes:
- the LOC140813172 gene encoding non-classical arabinogalactan protein 30-like, which translates into the protein MASPHFLYALLLLQFSVVLANDIHISPATAPVPSHDNLAPSPPPSPPPKVAVQGVVYCKSCKYVGEDTLQDAAPLVGAKVKLRCGYIKETAKTDENGYFFFMPPNLTLFKTHKCKVFLLSSPIRGCNAATNLHDGARGATPVLSSETPSLVLFNVGPFAFEPRRKCH